A region from the Mustela erminea isolate mMusErm1 chromosome 10, mMusErm1.Pri, whole genome shotgun sequence genome encodes:
- the TTLL10 gene encoding inactive polyglycylase TTLL10 isoform X8: protein MGPLLQHEPQPLFPAPQGAWPPAPPDLQPWPLGRCCPETVARPPLLFPWQRAHTTLPGRYEGQAGRQRESSLDVRAVAAILCLRPNLDTRDPVRSVGTPPGAEGDGGGFTWVFLSPAWGTSPCRSFYPSSRHHQGQAWQCQTDGPPREGLAGDKQDAQMALRPQGSRPHGHHRDRSQPQAEAQAQDPRRRPSLGLGPWAAQRAHRGLGVVSFQRCPRPGAPAPTARSHPHFLHRRGPPSRTHMSGKRSKRSRTARLRGSHTRVPGWAHERPMGSNQEEQLLRVLSRLEQGADLSDDTDGVRPQAALLEKHLLDGEKQPHSSGQGPYFYIGGNNGASIISSYCKGKGWQRIQDSRREDYKLKWCEVKCRDNYYSFREGEQLLYQIPNNKLLTTKIGLLSALREYARAVKTAHKTPLCAQAKVLKMEEFFPETYRLDIRDEREAFFTVFDGNHIWICKPSACNQGKGIFLLRNQEEVAALQVKTQSIEDDPIYRKMPFRAPQARVVQRKASQSPVPSAASPSLQAWSRADHPSLAPSASGRDPDPQPHSGRWRSSSLASQRSLWGSVGLCHSCSLRPPSALGVLRPTVPSSRDASSQPSALAGPVSALPPPGSPPCPQGPNLLPRSGSLVKTAPVGGGAAWGGGAPQTPAWAEGWGQAQKCPCRRESPQTPGTSGAEELVWAQEGTRGHRLGWPCPQPPCVPRYIQNPLLLDGKKFDVRAYLLIACAMPYMVFFGHGYARLTLSLYDPHSSDLSGHLTNQFMQKKSPLYVLLKEDTVWSMDRLNRHINDKFRKTKGLPRDWVFTTFTLNIWP from the exons ATGGGTCCCCTGCTCCAGCACGAGccccagcccctcttcccagctccccaaggagcctggcctcctgcccctcctgatCTCCAGCCATGGCCGCTGGGCCGCTGTTGCCCAGAGACGGTTGCCAGGCCACCACTGTTGTTTCCCTGGCAGAGGGCTCACACCACCTTGCCGGGCAGGTACGAGGGACAGGCAGGCCGCCAGCGTGAGTCCTCGCTGGACGTGAGGGCTGTGGCCGCCATCCTGTGCCTCCGCCCCAACCTGGACACCAGGGACCCTGTGCGTTCTGTCGGGACTCCGCCAGGAGCTGAAGGAGACGGAGGAGG GTTCACCTGGGTCTTCCTCTCACCAGCCTGGGGTACCAGTCCCTGCCGGTCTTTTTACCCAAGCAG CCGGCACCACCAAGGCCAAGCTTGGCAATGCCAGACAGACGGTCCCCCCAGGGAAGGCCTCGCCGGGGATAAACAGGATGCGCAGATGGCCCTGCGTCCACAGGGCTCCAGGCCCCACGGTCACCACAGAGACAGGAGCCAGCCACAAGCAGAAGCCCAAGCCCAGGATCCCAGGAGGCGCCCCTCCCTGGGGCTAGGACCATGGGCTGCCCAGAGGGCCCAcagagggctgggggtggtgtCTTTCCAGAGGTGCCCCCGCCCTGGCGCTCCTGCACCCACAGCCCGCAGCCACCCCCACTTCCTCCACCGTCGGGGACCACCCAGCCGGACCCACATGAGTGGCAAGAGAAGCAAGCGGTCCAGGACTGCCAGGCTCCGGGGGAGCCACACCCGGGTGCCAG GCTGGGCCCATGAGAGACCAATGGGGAGCAACCAAGAGGAGCAGCTTCTGCGCGTGCTAAGCCGGCTGGAACAAGGCGCAG ACCTCTCCGACGACACTGACGGCGTCAGGCCTCAGGCAGCTCTCCTGGAAAAGCACCTGCTGGACGGGGAGAAGCAGCCACACAGCAGCGGGCAGGGGCCCTACTTCTATATCGGAGGGAACAATGGGGCCTCCAT AATCAGCTCCTATTGCAAGGGCAAGGGCTGGCAGCGTATCCAGGACAGCCGGCGTGAGGACTACAAGCTGAAGTGGTGTGAGGTCAAGTGCAGAGACAACTACTACAGCTTCCGAGAAG GTGAGCAGCTACTGTACCAGATTCCCAACAACAAGCTCCTCACCACCAAGATCGGGCTGCTCAGCGCCCTGAGGGAGTACGCCAGGGCTGTGAAGACGGCCCACAAGACCCCGCTGTGTGCCCAGGCCAA GGTCCTGAAAATGGAAGAGTTTTTCCCAGAGACATACCGTCTGGACATCAGGGACGAGAGAGAGGCTTTCTTCACTGTCTTTGACG GAAATCACATCTGGATCTGCAAGCCCAGTGCCTGCAACCAGGGCAAAGGCATCTTCCTGCTCAGGAACCAGGAGGAAGTCGCTGCCCTGCAAGTCAAGACCCAGAGCATCGAGGACGACCCCATCTACCGCAAGATGCCGTTCAGGGCGCCTCAGGCGCGGGTCGTGCAGAG GAAGGCCAGCCAGTCTCCCGTCCCCAGCGCAGCCAGCCCCAGCCTTCAGGCCTGGAGCAGAGCTGACcacccctccctggctccctctgcctctggacGCGATCCAGACCCTCAGCCTCACAGCGGGAGGTGGAGGAGCAGCAGTCTGGCCTCCCAAAGGTCCCTTTGGGGCTCCGTGGGACTCTGCCACAGCTGCAGTCTGCGCCCCCCTTCGGCCCTGGGCGTCTTGAGACCGACCGTTCCGTCCTCTCGGGACGCCTCCTCCCAGCCATCCGCCCTTGCAGGCCCAGTGTCggccctccctcctccaggaagtcctccctgCCCACAGGGGCCCAATCTGCTGCCACGCTCAGGGAGCCTAGTGAAAACTGccccggtgggggggggggctgcctgggggggcggggcacCCCAGACACCTGCGTGGGCTGAGGGTTGGGGCCAGGCTCAGAAGTGTCCctgcagaagagagagcccacagACACCTGGGACAAGTGGTGCTGAGGAACTGGTCTGGGCCCAGGAGGGGACCAGGGGACACAGACTAGGCTGGCCATGCCCTCAGCCCCCATGTGTCCCCAGGTACATCCAGAACCCACTGCTGCTTGATGGGAAGAAGTTCGATGTGCGCGCCTACCTGCTCATCGCCTGCGCCATGCCCTACATGGTCTTCTTTGGTCACGGCTACGCCCGCCTCACCCTCAGCCTGTATGACCCCCATTCCAGCGACCTCAGTGGCCACCTGACCAACCAG
- the TTLL10 gene encoding inactive polyglycylase TTLL10 isoform X9, translated as MGPLLQHEPQPLFPAPQGAWPPAPPDLQPWPLGRCCPETVARPPLLFPWQRAHTTLPGRYEGQAGRQRESSLDVRAVAAILCLRPNLDTRDPVRSVGTPPGAEGDGGGFTWVFLSPAWGTSPCRSFYPSSRHHQGQAWQCQTDGPPREGLAGDKQDAQMALRPQGSRPHGHHRDRSQPQAEAQAQDPRRRPSLGLGPWAAQRAHRGLGVVSFQRCPRPGAPAPTARSHPHFLHRRGPPSRTHMSGKRSKRSRTARLRGSHTRVPGWAHERPMGSNQEEQLLRVLSRLEQGADLSDDTDGVRPQAALLEKHLLDGEKQPHSSGQGPYFYIGGNNGASIISSYCKGKGWQRIQDSRREDYKLKWCEVKCRDNYYSFREGEQLLYQIPNNKLLTTKIGLLSALREYARAVKTAHKTPLCAQAKVLKMEEFFPETYRLDIRDEREAFFTVFDGNHIWICKPSACNQGKGIFLLRNQEEVAALQVKTQSIEDDPIYRKMPFRAPQARVVQRKASQSPVPSAASPSLQAWSRADHPSLAPSASGRDPDPQPHSGRWRSSSLASQRSLWGSVGLCHSCSLRPPSALGVLRPTVPSSRDASSQPSALAGPVSALPPPGSPPCPQGPNLLPRSGSLVKTAPVGGGAAWGGGAPQTPAWAEGWGQAQKCPCRRESPQTPGTSGAEELVWAQEGTRGHRLGWPCPQPPCVPRYIQNPLLLDGKKFDVRAYLLIACAMPYMVFFGHGYARLTLSLYDPHSSDLSGHLTNQFMQKKSPLYVLLKEDTVWSMDRLNRHINDKFRKTKGLPRDWVFTTFTSLP; from the exons ATGGGTCCCCTGCTCCAGCACGAGccccagcccctcttcccagctccccaaggagcctggcctcctgcccctcctgatCTCCAGCCATGGCCGCTGGGCCGCTGTTGCCCAGAGACGGTTGCCAGGCCACCACTGTTGTTTCCCTGGCAGAGGGCTCACACCACCTTGCCGGGCAGGTACGAGGGACAGGCAGGCCGCCAGCGTGAGTCCTCGCTGGACGTGAGGGCTGTGGCCGCCATCCTGTGCCTCCGCCCCAACCTGGACACCAGGGACCCTGTGCGTTCTGTCGGGACTCCGCCAGGAGCTGAAGGAGACGGAGGAGG GTTCACCTGGGTCTTCCTCTCACCAGCCTGGGGTACCAGTCCCTGCCGGTCTTTTTACCCAAGCAG CCGGCACCACCAAGGCCAAGCTTGGCAATGCCAGACAGACGGTCCCCCCAGGGAAGGCCTCGCCGGGGATAAACAGGATGCGCAGATGGCCCTGCGTCCACAGGGCTCCAGGCCCCACGGTCACCACAGAGACAGGAGCCAGCCACAAGCAGAAGCCCAAGCCCAGGATCCCAGGAGGCGCCCCTCCCTGGGGCTAGGACCATGGGCTGCCCAGAGGGCCCAcagagggctgggggtggtgtCTTTCCAGAGGTGCCCCCGCCCTGGCGCTCCTGCACCCACAGCCCGCAGCCACCCCCACTTCCTCCACCGTCGGGGACCACCCAGCCGGACCCACATGAGTGGCAAGAGAAGCAAGCGGTCCAGGACTGCCAGGCTCCGGGGGAGCCACACCCGGGTGCCAG GCTGGGCCCATGAGAGACCAATGGGGAGCAACCAAGAGGAGCAGCTTCTGCGCGTGCTAAGCCGGCTGGAACAAGGCGCAG ACCTCTCCGACGACACTGACGGCGTCAGGCCTCAGGCAGCTCTCCTGGAAAAGCACCTGCTGGACGGGGAGAAGCAGCCACACAGCAGCGGGCAGGGGCCCTACTTCTATATCGGAGGGAACAATGGGGCCTCCAT AATCAGCTCCTATTGCAAGGGCAAGGGCTGGCAGCGTATCCAGGACAGCCGGCGTGAGGACTACAAGCTGAAGTGGTGTGAGGTCAAGTGCAGAGACAACTACTACAGCTTCCGAGAAG GTGAGCAGCTACTGTACCAGATTCCCAACAACAAGCTCCTCACCACCAAGATCGGGCTGCTCAGCGCCCTGAGGGAGTACGCCAGGGCTGTGAAGACGGCCCACAAGACCCCGCTGTGTGCCCAGGCCAA GGTCCTGAAAATGGAAGAGTTTTTCCCAGAGACATACCGTCTGGACATCAGGGACGAGAGAGAGGCTTTCTTCACTGTCTTTGACG GAAATCACATCTGGATCTGCAAGCCCAGTGCCTGCAACCAGGGCAAAGGCATCTTCCTGCTCAGGAACCAGGAGGAAGTCGCTGCCCTGCAAGTCAAGACCCAGAGCATCGAGGACGACCCCATCTACCGCAAGATGCCGTTCAGGGCGCCTCAGGCGCGGGTCGTGCAGAG GAAGGCCAGCCAGTCTCCCGTCCCCAGCGCAGCCAGCCCCAGCCTTCAGGCCTGGAGCAGAGCTGACcacccctccctggctccctctgcctctggacGCGATCCAGACCCTCAGCCTCACAGCGGGAGGTGGAGGAGCAGCAGTCTGGCCTCCCAAAGGTCCCTTTGGGGCTCCGTGGGACTCTGCCACAGCTGCAGTCTGCGCCCCCCTTCGGCCCTGGGCGTCTTGAGACCGACCGTTCCGTCCTCTCGGGACGCCTCCTCCCAGCCATCCGCCCTTGCAGGCCCAGTGTCggccctccctcctccaggaagtcctccctgCCCACAGGGGCCCAATCTGCTGCCACGCTCAGGGAGCCTAGTGAAAACTGccccggtgggggggggggctgcctgggggggcggggcacCCCAGACACCTGCGTGGGCTGAGGGTTGGGGCCAGGCTCAGAAGTGTCCctgcagaagagagagcccacagACACCTGGGACAAGTGGTGCTGAGGAACTGGTCTGGGCCCAGGAGGGGACCAGGGGACACAGACTAGGCTGGCCATGCCCTCAGCCCCCATGTGTCCCCAGGTACATCCAGAACCCACTGCTGCTTGATGGGAAGAAGTTCGATGTGCGCGCCTACCTGCTCATCGCCTGCGCCATGCCCTACATGGTCTTCTTTGGTCACGGCTACGCCCGCCTCACCCTCAGCCTGTATGACCCCCATTCCAGCGACCTCAGTGGCCACCTGACCAACCAG